A window from Vigna angularis cultivar LongXiaoDou No.4 chromosome 7, ASM1680809v1, whole genome shotgun sequence encodes these proteins:
- the LOC108337353 gene encoding uncharacterized protein LOC108337353 codes for MIPQQEPDLNLNHLKLYYGKLFPFTDLCRWVSYGNDAKHPGCDQSYMGRREFSFTLVDDIYLRFQSFNNAHELENSVKEKSPVKIDIGPVYSVDPAKRYAYAQSENNVFAPVERELIFDIDMTDYDDVRYCCSGADVCLVCWPLMTIAIKVIDTALRDDFGFKHVLWVYSGRRGVHCWVCDGKARRLSNEQRGAIADYFRVYKGNENSHKKVSLTGAALHPFLATSYTNVLKDYFEKNLLTGQNLLATEERYEKILSMIPDESIASELRGRWHDSRRSSSAKEDINVVRWEQLKQLLQSGKHKAQGLRRCVEEIVFSFTYPRLDMEVSKHMNHLLKAPFCVHPKTGRVCVPIDPNRCDEFDPTTVPTLSQLIEELNYEGSRSDVDGELSRTSLGHAITLFRSSFLQPLLKACKEEIENSYNVKLQQSKNSLGW; via the exons ATGATCCCACAACAAGAACCCGATTTAAATCTCAATCACCTTAAGCTATATTACG GAAAGCTGTTTCCTTTTACCGATTTATGTAGATGGGTGTCTTATGGCAACG ATGCGAAGCACCCTGGTTGTGATCAATCCTATATGGGACGGAGAGAGTTTTCCTTCACTCTGGTGGATGATATTTATCTGCGTTTCCAATCTTTCAACAATGCACACGAGCTCGAAAATTCAGTCAAAGAGAAGTCCCCTGTTAAGATAGATATTGGGCCTGTCTACTCTGTTGAT CCTGCAAAAAGGTATGCCTATGCGCAGAGTGAAAATAATGTCTTTGCCCCAGTTGAGAGGGAGTTGATTTTCGATATA GATATGACAGACTATGATGATGTTAGATACTGCTGCTCAGGTGCTGACGTTTGTTTGGTTTGCTGGCCGTTAATGACTATAGCAATCAAAGTGATTGATACTGCCTTGAGAG ATGACTTTGGTTTCAAGCACGTTCTCTGGGTATACAGTGGACGCAGAGGTGTTCATTGCTGGGTCTGTGATGGGAAGGCAAGAAG GTTGTCTAATGAGCAGAGAGGTGCTATTGCTGACTATTTTCGTGTCTACAAG GGCAATGAAAATAGTCATAAGAAGGTTTCTTTGACGGGTGCTGCCCTTCATCCTTTCTTGGC GACATCATACACTAACGTTCTCAAAGACTATTTCGAGAAAAATCTGCTTACCGGACAAAATTTACTTGCTACTGAGGAGAGATATGAGAAAATTCTAAGCATGATTCCTGATGAAT CTATTGCTTCTGAACTTCGGGGGAGATGGCACGATAGTAGGCGGTCTTCTAGTGCAAAAGAAGACATCAATGTTGTTCGATGGGAACAACTCAAACAGTTGCTGCAATCTGGAAAACATAAG GCGCAAGGGCTGCGCCGATGTGTTGAAGAGATTGTGTTCTCCTTTACATATCCGAGGCTTGATATGGAG GTTTCTAAACATATGAATCATTTGCTCAAGGCTCCATTCTGTGTACATCCCAAAACAG GTCGTGTTTGTGTCCCAATTGATCCAAATCGGTGCGACGAATTTGATCCTACTACAGTACCCACCCTTTCACAG CTGATAGAAGAGCTTAATTACGAAGGCTCAAGAtctgatgttgatggtg AATTGAGTAGAACTTCGCTTGGACATGCTATTACGCTCTTCAGATCGTCATTCTTACAGCCTTTATTAAAAGCCTGCAAG GAAGAGATAGAAAATTCGTATAACGTAAAATTGCAGCAGTCAAAGAATTCCCTTGGTTGGTAA